A segment of the Desulfovibrio sp. genome:
TCCCTGCTAATCCTCAAATCCACAACATCGCCTTCGTCTTCCAGGAAGTATCGGCCATCCCCTGGCTTACCGTGGAGGACAACCTCCGCTTCGGCCTGCGCATCAAGCGCTTGCCCGAGGAGGAGGTGGAAAGCCGGGTCGAGAGCATGCTCGACCTTGTCGGGCTTCGCAAATACCGCCGCTACTTCCCAAAGCAGCTCTCAGCCAGCATGGAGCAACGGGTGGTGATCGCCCGCAACTTCGCCATTCAGCCCGATCTCTTGCTGATGGACGAACCCTACGGCCAGCTTGACGTGAAACTGCGATACTATCTCGAGGACGAGCTTCTTCGCATCTGGAAGGAGCTTGGGACCACGGTTTTGTTTATCACGCACAACATCGAGGAAGCGGTGTACCTTGCCGAGAGAATTCTCATCCTTTCGCCCAAGCCCTCCACAATAAAGGAGGAGGTCATCGTCGACCTGCCAAGGCCTCGCGTCTACGACGATCCGGAATTCGTGAAAATCCGCGACCATGTCACGGAGTGCATCAAATGGTGGTAGGTTATTCGGCCATGAGCCCCATATCCGAAAGCCATTGCGGATTCTGCGATGATTCCCTGAAGAAGACGAGCACAGGCGAGAGACATGTCATTTATTGAGAGCCTATTCGGACTTGCCGGGCGCGTGGCCCTGGTGACCGGAGGCAATTCCGGACTTGGGCTGGCCATGGCCAGGGCCTTGGCGTTTGGCGGAGCCCGGGTGGTACTCTGCGGCAGAAACGCGCAACGGCTGCAAACAGCGGTCGAAGACCTCGGCGATTGCGCAGGCCAGGCCGCGTGTGTCGAATTCGACGTCTCGCTCACGGACAGACTCCCGGAACTCGCTCACCTAGCTGCTCGCCCATTCGGCCCACCGGATATTCTCGTCAACGCCGCCGGGGTGAACCCGCGCCTGCCTTGGGAGCAAGTGGACGTGGCCTCGTGGGAGAAGACTCTGGCGGTGAACCTTGGTGCCGCGTTCTTTTTGGCCAAGGAACTTGTCGGGAGCATGCTCAACCGTGGATTCGGTCGCATCATCAACCTCGCCTCGCTCCAAAGTGTCCGGGCTTTCGAAAACAGCGTGGCCTACGGAGCATCAAAGGGGGGCGTTTCGCAGCTCACCAGGGCCATGGCCGAGGCATGGTCGAGAGGCAAAAGCGGTGTCACGGCCAATGCCGTGGCTCCCGGTTTCTTCAAGACCAGGCTCACTGAACCGCTTTTCGAACAACCCGGACTTGCCGAAGGCCTGGCATCAAAAACCCTCATAGGAAGAACCGGCGAGCCGGAGGACATCCACGGAATAACGCTCTTCCTGGCCTCCCAGGCATCGTCCTACGTTACCGGCCAGGTTCTTTTTCTCGATGGAGGTTGGACCGCGGCATAGAGGCAAAGGTTGACTGAGTCGCGGTTTACCGCGCTTGTAATCATGGCAAACAGCCAAGGGGACATTGATGGAATTGGTATCATGTTGATTGGACAATCTTCTATAATATATAAAATATT
Coding sequences within it:
- a CDS encoding ABC transporter ATP-binding protein; the encoded protein is MPRTKEEYASGKEVKVKVEDFTKYYDDLLVLKDINFDIYKGEMLCIVGPTGCGKTTFLNCLSRFIPMSKGDILVDGVPANPQIHNIAFVFQEVSAIPWLTVEDNLRFGLRIKRLPEEEVESRVESMLDLVGLRKYRRYFPKQLSASMEQRVVIARNFAIQPDLLLMDEPYGQLDVKLRYYLEDELLRIWKELGTTVLFITHNIEEAVYLAERILILSPKPSTIKEEVIVDLPRPRVYDDPEFVKIRDHVTECIKWW
- a CDS encoding SDR family oxidoreductase, whose product is MSFIESLFGLAGRVALVTGGNSGLGLAMARALAFGGARVVLCGRNAQRLQTAVEDLGDCAGQAACVEFDVSLTDRLPELAHLAARPFGPPDILVNAAGVNPRLPWEQVDVASWEKTLAVNLGAAFFLAKELVGSMLNRGFGRIINLASLQSVRAFENSVAYGASKGGVSQLTRAMAEAWSRGKSGVTANAVAPGFFKTRLTEPLFEQPGLAEGLASKTLIGRTGEPEDIHGITLFLASQASSYVTGQVLFLDGGWTAA